One window of Klebsiella quasivariicola genomic DNA carries:
- the entA gene encoding 2,3-dihydro-2,3-dihydroxybenzoate dehydrogenase EntA, whose product MAALDFRGQTVWVTGAGKGIGYATALAFVEAGANVTGFDLAFSGESYPFATETLDVADADQVRDVCARLLNNIERLDVLVNAAGILRMGATDQLSAEDWRQTFAVNVGGAFNLFQQTMAQFRRQRGGAIVTVASDAAHTPRIGMSAYGASKAALKSLALTVGLELAGSGVRCNLVSPGSTDTDMQRTLWVNDDAEQQRIRGFGEQFKLGIPLGKIARPQEIANTILFLASSHASHITLQDIVVDGGSTLGA is encoded by the coding sequence ATGGCGGCGCTGGATTTTCGCGGCCAGACCGTGTGGGTGACCGGCGCGGGTAAAGGCATTGGCTATGCCACCGCGTTGGCTTTCGTCGAGGCCGGGGCCAACGTCACCGGTTTCGACCTTGCCTTTAGCGGCGAAAGCTACCCGTTTGCCACCGAAACGCTGGACGTCGCCGATGCCGACCAGGTACGCGACGTGTGCGCGCGGCTGCTCAACAACATCGAACGGCTGGACGTGCTGGTGAATGCCGCCGGGATCCTACGCATGGGTGCGACCGATCAACTGAGCGCGGAAGACTGGCGGCAGACCTTCGCGGTGAACGTTGGCGGCGCGTTTAATCTGTTTCAGCAGACGATGGCCCAGTTCCGCCGTCAGCGGGGTGGGGCGATTGTCACCGTCGCTTCCGATGCCGCGCATACGCCGCGTATCGGCATGAGCGCCTATGGCGCCTCGAAAGCGGCGCTGAAAAGCCTGGCGTTGACCGTCGGACTTGAGCTGGCAGGCAGCGGCGTGCGCTGCAACCTCGTGTCGCCGGGCTCCACCGATACCGATATGCAACGTACCCTGTGGGTCAATGACGATGCGGAACAGCAGCGGATCCGCGGATTTGGCGAGCAGTTTAAGCTCGGGATCCCGCTGGGTAAGATTGCCCGTCCGCAGGAGATCGCCAATACCATTCTGTTCCTCGCCTCTTCGCACGCCAGCCATATCACCCTGCAGGATATTGTGGTCGATGGCGGCTCGACGCTGGGGGCGTAA
- the entB gene encoding enterobactin biosynthesis bifunctional isochorismatase/aryl carrier protein EntB, with product MAIPKLQAYALPEASDIPANKVNWAFEPSRAALLIHDMQEYFLNFWGENSAMMEKVVANIAALRDFCKQNGIPVYYTAQPKEQSDEDRALLNDMWGPGLTRSPEQQQVIAALAPDEQDTVLVKWRYSAFHRSPLEEMLKESGRDQLIITGVYAHIGCMTTATDAFMRDIKPFFVADALADFSREEHLMALKYVAGRSGRVVMTEELLPLPASKAALRALILPLLDESDEPLDDENLIDYGLDSVRMMALAARWRKVHGDIDFVMLAKNPTIDAWWALLSREVQ from the coding sequence AATCCCTAAATTACAGGCTTACGCGCTGCCGGAAGCCAGCGATATCCCGGCGAACAAAGTCAACTGGGCCTTTGAGCCGTCGCGCGCCGCGCTGCTGATCCACGATATGCAGGAGTATTTCCTCAATTTCTGGGGCGAAAACAGCGCGATGATGGAGAAAGTGGTGGCTAATATCGCCGCCCTGCGCGACTTCTGCAAACAAAACGGTATTCCGGTGTACTACACCGCCCAGCCGAAAGAGCAGAGCGATGAAGACCGCGCCCTGCTGAATGATATGTGGGGGCCGGGGTTGACCCGCTCGCCGGAGCAGCAGCAGGTGATTGCCGCGCTGGCGCCGGATGAACAGGATACGGTGCTGGTGAAATGGCGCTACAGCGCGTTTCATCGCTCGCCGCTTGAAGAGATGCTGAAAGAGAGCGGCCGCGACCAGCTGATCATTACCGGCGTTTACGCCCATATCGGCTGCATGACTACCGCCACCGATGCTTTTATGCGCGATATCAAACCGTTCTTTGTCGCCGACGCGCTGGCGGACTTCAGCCGTGAAGAGCACCTGATGGCGCTGAAATACGTCGCCGGCCGCTCCGGACGCGTGGTGATGACCGAAGAGCTGCTGCCGCTGCCGGCCTCCAAAGCGGCGCTGCGCGCGCTGATCCTGCCGCTGCTCGATGAATCTGACGAACCGCTGGATGATGAAAACCTGATCGACTACGGCCTGGATTCGGTGCGCATGATGGCGCTGGCCGCCCGCTGGCGTAAAGTGCACGGCGATATCGACTTCGTGATGCTGGCGAAAAACCCGACCATCGACGCCTGGTGGGCGCTGCTCTCCCGTGAGGTGCAATAA